A genomic segment from Canis aureus isolate CA01 chromosome 4, VMU_Caureus_v.1.0, whole genome shotgun sequence encodes:
- the C4H5orf58 gene encoding putative uncharacterized protein C5orf58 homolog, protein MFKNNVTDHKPNVETIIKNINTISLELKKMKELSQLLLCDLTLHFNHPVKTDDLKEPEGKTRLFEESAISDVSLASNNFSI, encoded by the exons atgtTTAAGAATAATGTTACTGACCATAAGCCTAATGTGGAAAccataattaaaaacattaacaCAATTTCTTTGGAGTTAAAGAAGATGAAAG AGCTCTCCCAGTTGCTGCTTTGTGACCTTACTCTACATTTTAATCATCCTGTGAAGACGGATGACTTAAAGGAACCAGAAGGAAAAACCCGCCTCTTTGAAGAGTCTGCAATATCAGATGTGTCCCTTGCCTCTAATAATTTTTCtatctga